A stretch of the Lactuca sativa cultivar Salinas chromosome 9, Lsat_Salinas_v11, whole genome shotgun sequence genome encodes the following:
- the LOC111921220 gene encoding glutathione S-transferase F11, with translation MATPVKVYGPPFSTAVSRVLACLLEKDVPFQLVPISMAKGEQKKPDYLKLQPFGQVPAFQDDEITLFESRAICRYIAEKYQNKGTIGLFGTNPLVKASIDQWLEAESQSFNPPSSILTFQLFFAPRMKMKQDEALIKQNESKLVKVLNVYEKRLGVTRYLAGDEFTLADLSHLPNTQYLVEKTNRAELFKSRKNVGRWWEEISTRPSWKKVVEMQNA, from the exons ATGGCTACGCCGGTGAAGGTGTACGGACCACCATTCTCGACCGCCGTGTCAAGGGTCTTGGCCTGCCTCCTTGAGAAAGATGTCCCATTTCAGCTTGTACCCATCAGCATGGCGAAAGGCGAACAAAAGAAACCTGATTACCTTAAACTTCAG CCCTTTGGCCAAGTTCCGGCATTTCAAGATGATGAAATCACCCTATTTG AGTCTAGAGCCATATGTCGATATATAGCAGAAAAGTACCAAAACAAAGGAACCATTGGCCTATTTGGAACAAACCCATTGGTAAAAGCTTCAATCGATCAATGGCTAGAAGCAGAATCACAAAGCTTCAATCCCCCAAGCTCAATTCTCACCTTTCAGCTATTTTTTGCTCCACGAATGAAAATGAAACAAGATGAGGCATTGATCAAACAAAACGAATCAAAGCTTGTAAAAGTTCTTAATGTCTATGAGAAGAGGCTTGGTGTGACTCGATACTTAGCAGGTGATGAGTTCACATTGGCTGATCTCTCTCACTTGCCTAACACCCAATACTTGGTGGAGAAAACTAACAGGGCTGAGCTGTTCAAGTCAAGGAAGAATGTGGGACGATGGTGGGAAGAAATCTCTACCCGACCTTCTTGGAAAAAGGTGGTCGAAATGCAAAATGCATGA